Proteins co-encoded in one Astatotilapia calliptera chromosome 18, fAstCal1.2, whole genome shotgun sequence genomic window:
- the LOC113010293 gene encoding zinc finger protein 239-like isoform X3, with protein sequence MAHLRLLRAAVTERLAAAAEEILVLVERVMVEREDELIRLYAPTKPATVGGDAHTDTQHLQESEPPTIKQEQQEQQEEVWVAPQAAEEDVKPFKHELPEEEEAQMVEIMKDEAQPSTSCEEPVAPPPHGAPAVGEGSGGGGTSCSCKVCGMKFSYRGSLLNHAETHAATECCLCSVCGEPQADRQRLLEHLRTHLKSHVCKLCGKSFQRRVELKVHTRSHTGEKPFSCRLCGKRFTRKNNMEIHMRTHTGEKPYHCTICGKGFNITSSMIRHARTHTGEKPYSCRMCGRGFTASSDMKIHMRTHTGEKPYTCPVCGRGFALSTPLKHHMKHHTEERPYCCSHCNRCFSDVYTLRRHMKNHGESAAS encoded by the exons ATGGCGCACCTGCGGCTCCTCCGCGCGGCGGTAACGGAGCGGCTCGCGGCGGCGGCGGAGGAGATCCTCGTGCTGGTGGAGAGAGTGATGGTGGAGCGCGAGGACGAGCTCATCCGCCTGTACGCACCTACGAAGCCCGCGACTGTCGGCGGGGACGCGCACACAG ACACTCAGCACCTCCAGGAGTCTGAGCCGCCGACCATCaagcaggagcagcaggagcagcaggaggaggtgtgGGTCGCTCCTCAGGCAGCAGAGGAGGATGTTAAACCATTCAAGCATGAGCtgcctgaggaggaggaggctcaGATGGTGGAGATAATGAAAGACGAAGCCCAGCCGAGCACTTCCTGTGAGGAGCCCGTTGCTCCTCCTCCGCATGGTGCTCCTGCTGTTGGTGAAGGCAGTGGAGGAGGTGGGACTTCCTGCAGCTGTAAAGTTTGCGGGATGAAGTTCAGCTACCGGGGCTCTCTGCTGAACCACGCCGAGACTCACGCCGCCACCGAGTGCTGCCTCTGCAGCGTGTGCGGCGAGCCGCAGGCTGACCGGCAACGCCTGCTGGAGCACCTACGGACACACCTGAAGAGCCACGTCTGCAAGTTATGTGGGAAAAGCTTCCAGCGGCGGGTGGAGCTGAAGGTGCACACACGCAGCCACACGGGCGAGAAGCCTTTCAGCTGCCGGCTGTGCGGGAAGCGATTCACCCGCAAGAACAACATGGAGATTCACATGAGGACGCACACTGGCGAGAAGCCGTaccactgcaccatctgtgGGAAGGGCTTCAACATCACCTCCTCCATGATCCGCCACGCCCGCACGCACACCGGGGAGAAACCCTACAGCTGCCGCATGTGTGGGAGGGGCTTCACGGCCAGCTCGGACATGAAGATCCACATGAGGACGCACACGGGCGAGAAGCCCTACACCTGCCCCGTGTGCGGGAGGGGCTTCGCTCTCAGCACGCCACTTAAACACCATATGAAGCACCACACGGAGGAGCGGCCGTACTGCTGCAGCCACTGCAACCGCTGCTTCAGCGACGTGTACACGCTGCGGCGCCACATGAAAAACCACGGTGAGAGTGCGGCGTCCTGA
- the LOC113010293 gene encoding zinc finger protein 239-like isoform X2, whose product MATYTDHTRWRAGYLQCQLKTVTFFLILLFTAGVSTSSPRGPETFPCVPAAAHLNATNTQHLQESEPPTIKQEQQEQQEEVWVAPQAAEEDVKPFKHELPEEEEAQMVEIMKDEAQPSTSCEEPVAPPPHGAPAVGEGSGGGGTSCSCKVCGMKFSYRGSLLNHAETHAATECCLCSVCGEPQADRQRLLEHLRTHLKSHVCKLCGKSFQRRVELKVHTRSHTGEKPFSCRLCGKRFTRKNNMEIHMRTHTGEKPYHCTICGKGFNITSSMIRHARTHTGEKPYSCRMCGRGFTASSDMKIHMRTHTGEKPYTCPVCGRGFALSTPLKHHMKHHTEERPYCCSHCNRCFSDVYTLRRHMKNHGESAAS is encoded by the exons ATGGCAACCTACACTGATCACACCCGGTGGCGAGCAGGTTATCTTCAGTGTCAGCTTAAAACTGTCACGTTCTTCCTGATTCTTTTATTCACGGCAGGGGTCTCGacctccagtcctcgagggcctgAGAcgtttccatgtgtccctgctgcagcacacctgaatgCAACTA ACACTCAGCACCTCCAGGAGTCTGAGCCGCCGACCATCaagcaggagcagcaggagcagcaggaggaggtgtgGGTCGCTCCTCAGGCAGCAGAGGAGGATGTTAAACCATTCAAGCATGAGCtgcctgaggaggaggaggctcaGATGGTGGAGATAATGAAAGACGAAGCCCAGCCGAGCACTTCCTGTGAGGAGCCCGTTGCTCCTCCTCCGCATGGTGCTCCTGCTGTTGGTGAAGGCAGTGGAGGAGGTGGGACTTCCTGCAGCTGTAAAGTTTGCGGGATGAAGTTCAGCTACCGGGGCTCTCTGCTGAACCACGCCGAGACTCACGCCGCCACCGAGTGCTGCCTCTGCAGCGTGTGCGGCGAGCCGCAGGCTGACCGGCAACGCCTGCTGGAGCACCTACGGACACACCTGAAGAGCCACGTCTGCAAGTTATGTGGGAAAAGCTTCCAGCGGCGGGTGGAGCTGAAGGTGCACACACGCAGCCACACGGGCGAGAAGCCTTTCAGCTGCCGGCTGTGCGGGAAGCGATTCACCCGCAAGAACAACATGGAGATTCACATGAGGACGCACACTGGCGAGAAGCCGTaccactgcaccatctgtgGGAAGGGCTTCAACATCACCTCCTCCATGATCCGCCACGCCCGCACGCACACCGGGGAGAAACCCTACAGCTGCCGCATGTGTGGGAGGGGCTTCACGGCCAGCTCGGACATGAAGATCCACATGAGGACGCACACGGGCGAGAAGCCCTACACCTGCCCCGTGTGCGGGAGGGGCTTCGCTCTCAGCACGCCACTTAAACACCATATGAAGCACCACACGGAGGAGCGGCCGTACTGCTGCAGCCACTGCAACCGCTGCTTCAGCGACGTGTACACGCTGCGGCGCCACATGAAAAACCACGGTGAGAGTGCGGCGTCCTGA
- the LOC113010293 gene encoding zinc finger protein 239-like isoform X1, which yields MAHLRLLRAAVTERLAAAAEEILVLVERVMVEREDELIRLYAPTKPATVGGDAHTGPVQHTQHLQESEPPTIKQEQQEQQEEVWVAPQAAEEDVKPFKHELPEEEEAQMVEIMKDEAQPSTSCEEPVAPPPHGAPAVGEGSGGGGTSCSCKVCGMKFSYRGSLLNHAETHAATECCLCSVCGEPQADRQRLLEHLRTHLKSHVCKLCGKSFQRRVELKVHTRSHTGEKPFSCRLCGKRFTRKNNMEIHMRTHTGEKPYHCTICGKGFNITSSMIRHARTHTGEKPYSCRMCGRGFTASSDMKIHMRTHTGEKPYTCPVCGRGFALSTPLKHHMKHHTEERPYCCSHCNRCFSDVYTLRRHMKNHGESAAS from the exons ATGGCGCACCTGCGGCTCCTCCGCGCGGCGGTAACGGAGCGGCTCGCGGCGGCGGCGGAGGAGATCCTCGTGCTGGTGGAGAGAGTGATGGTGGAGCGCGAGGACGAGCTCATCCGCCTGTACGCACCTACGAAGCCCGCGACTGTCGGCGGGGACGCGCACACAGGTCCGGTCCAAC ACACTCAGCACCTCCAGGAGTCTGAGCCGCCGACCATCaagcaggagcagcaggagcagcaggaggaggtgtgGGTCGCTCCTCAGGCAGCAGAGGAGGATGTTAAACCATTCAAGCATGAGCtgcctgaggaggaggaggctcaGATGGTGGAGATAATGAAAGACGAAGCCCAGCCGAGCACTTCCTGTGAGGAGCCCGTTGCTCCTCCTCCGCATGGTGCTCCTGCTGTTGGTGAAGGCAGTGGAGGAGGTGGGACTTCCTGCAGCTGTAAAGTTTGCGGGATGAAGTTCAGCTACCGGGGCTCTCTGCTGAACCACGCCGAGACTCACGCCGCCACCGAGTGCTGCCTCTGCAGCGTGTGCGGCGAGCCGCAGGCTGACCGGCAACGCCTGCTGGAGCACCTACGGACACACCTGAAGAGCCACGTCTGCAAGTTATGTGGGAAAAGCTTCCAGCGGCGGGTGGAGCTGAAGGTGCACACACGCAGCCACACGGGCGAGAAGCCTTTCAGCTGCCGGCTGTGCGGGAAGCGATTCACCCGCAAGAACAACATGGAGATTCACATGAGGACGCACACTGGCGAGAAGCCGTaccactgcaccatctgtgGGAAGGGCTTCAACATCACCTCCTCCATGATCCGCCACGCCCGCACGCACACCGGGGAGAAACCCTACAGCTGCCGCATGTGTGGGAGGGGCTTCACGGCCAGCTCGGACATGAAGATCCACATGAGGACGCACACGGGCGAGAAGCCCTACACCTGCCCCGTGTGCGGGAGGGGCTTCGCTCTCAGCACGCCACTTAAACACCATATGAAGCACCACACGGAGGAGCGGCCGTACTGCTGCAGCCACTGCAACCGCTGCTTCAGCGACGTGTACACGCTGCGGCGCCACATGAAAAACCACGGTGAGAGTGCGGCGTCCTGA
- the LOC113010737 gene encoding uncharacterized protein K02A2.6-like has product MGRVKEELQRMEELGVITRVEEPTDWCAGMVVVPKKNSPRLRLCVDFTGLNEYVCREKYVLPSVEQSLGMLAGAKVFSKLDANMGFWQIPLSDESAKLTTFITPFGRFHFNRLPFGINSAPEHFQRMMAEVIEGLEGVVCHIDDVLVWGRNHQEHDSRLHATLQRLEKAGIMLNVEKCELSQSKVAFLGHIIADTGISPDPKKTEAITEMTEPTNVSELRSFLGMVNQVGKFIPHLAEKDKALRDLLSKKNAWYWGTDQVRAFKTLRDALTSPPVLAMYDPNRDIKVSADASSYGLGGVLLQLWEEGWRPVAYASRSLSPTEQRYAQVVKEALASTWACERFRDFLIGKHFCLETDHKPLVSLLGGQALDLLPPRIQRFRMRLMRYSYTVQYAPGKSLWTADTLSRSPLKKPMNLSDKELMESTDIYVDSIVANMPVSSSYMQTLKEQLKSDSVCARVMDMCTEGWPEHAKQEPLLRNYWPDRATLTVEDGLLLKDTRLVIPSAMRNEVLEKLHEGHQGVVKCKARACQTVWWPGLSQQISEMVLKCKTCIQERHNNSEPLMPTEYPARPWQRVGTDLFELGGKTYLLAVDYHSRFVEIALLNRTKSNDVITHLKSFFARHGIPEVLMSDNGPQYSGQIFTDFAAAYGFKHITSSPKFPQSNGEAERAVQTVKNLLKKAADPYLALLAYRATPLQSGYSPAELLMGRRLRTTLPMLPSQLEPTLPDNALLARKEREKRMMDMANFNRRHRAKPLCSLSPGEQVWVTDVKTTGTVIQNHSTPRSYTVELPQGTKPQTPSVTPATPVNTDVVQGNIPSARRPCALLTLLAGARPVRLVPVPVRWTVSSGSGREGQPAGEVGRSRSHLDAGLEEVCPFSYAEKRNNEGEPAGQPDPS; this is encoded by the exons ATGGGAAGGGTAAAAGAGGAACTCCAACGAATGGAAGAGCTTGGTGTCATTACCCGAGTTGAGGAACCAACGGATTGGTGCGCCGGCATGGTTGTTGttccaaagaaaaacagccctAGGCTAAGACTTTGCGTAGACTTTACCGGACTAAATGAGTATGTGTGCAGGGAAAAATATGTGCTGCCATCGGTTGAACAAAGTCTCGGAATGCTCGCAGGAGCCAAAGTGTTTAGCAAACTGGATGCCAACATGGGCTTCTGGCAGATTCCCCTGTCCGATGAGTCTGCCAAACTCACCACCTTCATCACACCCTTTGGGCGGTTCCACTTTAACCGCCTACCGTTTGGGATCAACTCAGCGCCCGAACACTTTCAGCGCATGATGGCGGAGGTCATCGAGGGTCTCGAAGGAGTGGTGTGTCACATTGACGATGTGTTGGTGTGGGGACGTAACCATCAGGAGCACGATTCCCGTCTCCATGCTACACTGCAAAGACTGGAAAAAGCAGGGATAATGCTGAATGTTGAAAAATGCGAGCTCTCCCAGAGCAAGGTTGCTTTCTTGGGTCACATCATAGCGGATACAGGAATCAGTCCCGACCCGAAGAAAACGGAGGCAATTACAGAAATGACAGAGCCAACTAATGTGTCAGAGTTGCGCAGTTTTCTGGGCATGGTGAATCAAGTGGGCAAGTTCATCCCCCATTTagctgaaaaagacaaagccCTGCGAGATCTTCTTTCCAAAAAGAACGCATGGTATTGGGGAACTGACCAAGTGAGAGCTTTCAAAACATTACGAGATGCCCTGACCTCACCCCCAGTGCTCGCAATGTATGACCCCAACAGAGACATTAAAGTATCAGCAGATGCTTCATCCTATGGTCTCGGAGgtgttcttttgcagctgtgggaAGAAGGATGGCGACCAGTGGCGTATGCATCGAGGTCCCTTTCTCCTACAGAACAACGATACGCACAAGTGGTAAAAGAGGCACTGGCATCTACATGGGCGTGTGAGCGTTTTCGTGATTTCCTGATTGGTAAACATTTTTGTCTTGAAACGGACCACAAACCTCTCGTTTCCTTACTGGGAGGACAAGCTCTGGATCTCTTGCCACCCAGGATCCAGCGATTCAGAATGAGACTCATGCGTTACTCGTACACTGTGCAGTACGCCCCAGGGAAATCGCTCTGGACAGCAGATACTTTGTCCCGCTCACCTCTGAAAAAACCAATGAACCTGTCAGACAAAGAGCTGATGGAAAGCACAGACATATATGTGGACAGTATTGTAGCAAACATGCCTGTCAGTTCATCATATATGCaaacactgaaggaacaactgaAAAGCGACAGTGTGTGTGCTCGCGTCATGGACATGTGCACCGAAGGCTGGCCAgaacatgcaaaacaagagCCTTTACTGCGAAATTACTGGCCTGACCGAGCCACGCTCACTGTTGAAGACGGCCTTTTGTTAAAAGACACACGGCTTGTCATTCCTTCAGCAATGAGAAACGAGGTGCTGGAAAAACTTCACGAAGGACACCAAGGTGTGGTAAAATGTAAAGCTCGTGCATGCCAAACAGTGTGGTGGCCCGGGCTGAGTCAACAAATCTCTGAGATGGTGCTCAAGTGCAAAACGTGTATTCAAGAAAGACACAATAACAGTGAGCCACTCATGCCAACAGAATACCCTGCCCGCCCATGGCAGAGAGTGGGCACAGATCTTTTCGAGCTGGGAGGGAAAACTTACCTTCTCGCCGTTGACTATCACTCTAGATTTGTTGAGATTGCTTTGTTAAACAGGACAAAATCAAACGACGTCATTACTCACCTGAAATCTTTCTTTGCCCGTCACGGCATCCCAGAGGTCCTCATGTCTGATAATGGACCACAGTATTCAGGTCAAATCTTTACAGACTTTGCAGCAGCATACGGCTTCAAACACATCACAAGCAGTCCCAAGTTTCCGCAAAGTAATGGAGAAGCAGAACGTGCTGTGCAGACTGTAAAAAATCTTCTGAAAAAAGCAGCTGATCCTTATCTAGCTCTTCTTGCCTATAGAGCTACACCACTGCAGTCCGGATACAGCCCTGCAGAGCTTTTAATGGGCAGACGTCTGCGAACCACACTGCCGATGCTTCCATCGCAGCTGGAGCCCACACTGCCGGACAACGCACTGCTCGCTCGAAAGGAAAGGGAGAAGAGGATGATGGACATGGCAAACTTCAACAGGCGCCACCGCGCAAAACCTTTATGCAGCCTGTCCCCAGGAGAGCAAGTTTGGGTGACTGATGTCAAAACTACAGGCACTGTTATCCAAAATCACTCTACACCCCGATCATACACAGTGGAGTTACCACAAGGGACT AAGCCTCAAACACCCAGTGTGACCCCTGCTACACCTGTTAACACTGATGTG GTTCAGGGAAACATCCCGTCAGCCAGACGTCCCTGCGCGCTCCTGACTCTCCTGGCAGGAGCGCGCCCGGTCAGGCTCGTGCCCGTCCCCGTGCGGTGGACTGTGAGTAGCGGCAGCGGCAGAGAGGGGCAGCCCGCCGGAG AGGTAGGGCGCTCCCGGTCTCACCTGGACGCTGGTTTGGAGGAAGTTTGCCCCTTCAGCTACGCCGAGAAGCGGAACAATGAGGGAGAGCCAGCCGGGCAGCCGGACCCGAGCTAA